The window GTCGAACAGCCGCTGAACGCGATACGCTCTGTGACATGCTCGGTGATCAGGCGGCAACTTGGTCCAAGAAGATCATAATTTCAGACGACTTGCTGGTCTTTGAGCGAAAGTACGTCTTCGTTGAGTATGTCGGCATAACCGATGCCGGCCTTATCTTCGAATTAAATCCGCGCGAAGACTCGAAACCAGTCTCGGTCAAGATTACTGCCACAGACGACAATGGGAACGAGGTTATCAATTTCACCAATAAAGAAATGGCCGCTCACCCATCACCGACTAGCAAGCGGTGGCGCATATCGGCCGTATTGCCACACGGTAATTACCGGGTGCAAATCGAGTTAGAAGGGCATTTAGCATTTAGGGCCAATGTCAGGCGCGGCGACCAGTTGGTCTAGGGAACGGATGATGGCTGTTGAAGACGACCCGGCATGGCCTGAATGGAATGACGCGTATGATCGTCTTTCGACGTACTACGATGCTTATCGGAAGCTCCAGAGCCTGCCGCCTGATCATCCCGACAGAAGCGCAGCTTGGGCCAAAGTCTCAGAAGCTCAACGCGACCTTTCGGCGGCAGCCGACAAGATCGAACCAGCTTTAAGGCGCAACTAGACTGTAGAGCAGGTCATCACCGACTGGCGTTCCGCAAATGCATGTGACGCGATGGCCGTTACTTGCACTTTGGACAGGGTTTTTCCCAACTAAACGTTCCGTCCTTAGTCTCAACGATCTTGGGATACCCCTGCCGTTCTCTTTCCGCATTGCACTTTGGCCACCTCTTTGCCGCCCAACTGCCGACACTCCATTTAGCCGGCAACATTCCAAAGAGTCGGTTCACGCCGCCTTCGTCTTCAACGTCTTTAACATAAAGATAGAACAACCCTCCCATTGGGATTTCCGAGAACGAATTTGGGCAGGAGTCGCGTAAGCGATCAAATTCTTCGCCGGTTTCTTGGCCTGAGAAGATCAATCCGCTCCCGAATAACGCGCGGCGCGCAACCGGTTCACATTGTTTCCACTGCCCGGCCTCGTAAGGCGTGCTGGGCACAGCAGTATTGAAGCCCCGTGAGTTCGTCTTTAGTTTCCAGCAGGTTTCGTAATAGGACTTCCCTGATAGATTACCTGATGCTTCATAGTCCGTGTAGAGCCAATACCCAGCGGCTAACGCCAGAAGTGTGAAAACCCACATAGTCCCCCCAAGCCTTTGTCTTGCTTGCTATCGCGCCTCCGACGGCGCCGTGCCACCAGACGCCAAAGCCACGCTGATGGCTCAACCGTCAGGCGATGTATCAAGGGTTTAGCAGCGGTGACAGTCGCGTCTATACAGGCGCTCAGGTGATCCACCTATTCTTTCACCGTCTAGGCGCCGCGTCACAGATCCCTTGCGAGCGCACCCCATCGGTGCAGTGGCTTATCCTCTAAGATCGCTGCCGCTCAGATCATTCGACACGTCGCCAAACGCCTTGACCACGACAGCATAGCTCAGTCGCCCCGCGCCGGAATCGCCAGTGCGACAGCAGCCGTCGTCGCGTGTCAGGTTCGCGCCAAGAATTGCAGTGACAGATTAAGCGTCGTCAGAAATTCCGTCGCATTGGTGGGAAATGTTCGGTACCCGACGGCCCGAATGGCCGCGAACGCGAACTCTTCGTACTTGTCCGCGCCAACGGCGGCGTAAAGCTCTTCCGTTGTCTTGAGGATTGAAGCGGGAATCGCAGGGATGGTTTCAGCCAGCCTCTTAAAAAGGCTGATGCACCTCACCTCTTCATCGGTCAGATCGCGCACCGTGTGGTCGTCGATCATGCCGTCTGGCTCGTATTCCCAAGCGGACATGTAAAACAGCGCAGCACTGCCGAAGCGCCCTTTCAGATCGCCTGCAACATCAAACATGGCACACCTCACACGCCGCTCAGATCGCTCGGCACATCGCCAAAAGCCCGGATGATGACCGCGTCGCTGAACTCGCCCGCGCCGGGGTCACCGGTGCGCCTGAACGCGCGACGGCACCAACATGGCCTTCTTTGCGGGCCAGCGCGTCAGCGCTCCTTACAGCGGCCCCTGGATTGAAGCATCCGACCGCTCAAATCCTGCGGATGAGCCGGATCAAGTCGATATAGGAATTTTGCTCGCGGTGCCGGTTTAGGTTGTCGCAAAGCGCTTGAACCTTATCCGGCTCATAGTCGGGTTCGGCCTGATCCAACTGCAAACGAGTCTCGACAACGAGAGTGGTCTTTTGCCCTGTCGCATCCAACAGGTATTCCACGTAGACAGTTTTAGCGTTGAAATCCGTGATCATGCATCCCCAGCCTTTCGCTTCGACGTGCCCTTCCGCGCGTAACCCATCGATGCCGCCGCCTGCGCCTTTAATAAATCGGCCTCCAAGAACTCATTGGCGTACAGCAGCGCCTTGACCGCGCCACGCGCGTCACCGCCGCATTGGGCGATGGCCTGATCACAGGCGGCTTCGTAAGGATCGATTTGGGCGGACAAGGCGGCTTCGGCCATGGGAAATTCCGTAGCAATGAGGTCAAACCAGCTTGACCTCATGGGTCGGATGTTCTCATTCTGTTCTCATGGTGTCAACTGCCCCCAAAAAACGATTTCCGCCCCCTTGGAGAGTCGAAAGGGACGGCGAAGATTGCTTTAGGGTCGTGGATGCCAATGGCGTTGGGCTGGCGTCGGTGTATTGCCGGGACGACTTGCAGAAATGGTCGTTCAGCCACAGCCATCTGTCATCCGACGAAGCCCGCCGCATCGCAAACGCGATAGCTCGCCTGCCTGAGTTTCTGTTGCCTCGACACGGGTTCTACACACGCGGCGACGGTCACGCTGGCTGGAAGGCCGAACGTCCATATCATGTGGCATTAGAAGACAGCTACCTTCGTGCGCACTGGGACGAAATCGACGCGCTCTGCAAACACAACGGCATCCCTTTCCATGCGACCGGTGAGCAGATTCAGGACGGCGGTCTATGGCGTGTTTACGAGTTCAGATGGCAAATGGACGCCATCCAGTTCTGGGATAGGTTTGAAGGGCGTTGGTTGCTTGGCAGCGAATTTCATTATCCTGAGCGGCCAAAGGACTTGCCGCCAATGAAGCCACTCAAGGGTTGGCCGAAGTTTGATCCGAAGAAAGCGCGCGGATAGCGGTTTCCATCGTCAAGCACCAAGAAATGATTTCAGAGTTAGGCTCGGACACTGTTTGTATTCAATCATGTGCCTATATTTTCCGGCCCGAAGATTGAAGCGGGGTTGAAGCAGATAGATCAAGACGGTTTCAATATCTCCGACTACAGCGCTGG is drawn from Nitrobacteraceae bacterium AZCC 2146 and contains these coding sequences:
- a CDS encoding hypothetical protein (product_source=Hypo-rule applied), with amino-acid sequence MWVFTLLALAAGYWLYTDYEASGNLSGKSYYETCWKLKTNSRGFNTAVPSTPYEAGQWKQCEPVARRALFGSGLIFSGQETGEEFDRLRDSCPNSFSEIPMGGLFYLYVKDVEDEGGVNRLFGMLPAKWSVGSWAAKRWPKCNAERERQGYPKIVETKDGTFSWEKPCPKCK
- a CDS encoding hypothetical protein (product_source=Hypo-rule applied; superfamily=46934); amino-acid sequence: MAEAALSAQIDPYEAACDQAIAQCGGDARGAVKALLYANEFLEADLLKAQAAASMGYARKGTSKRKAGDA
- a CDS encoding hypothetical protein (product_source=Hypo-rule applied; superfamily=48452), which gives rise to MAVEDDPAWPEWNDAYDRLSTYYDAYRKLQSLPPDHPDRSAAWAKVSEAQRDLSAAADKIEPALRRN
- a CDS encoding hypothetical protein (product_source=Hypo-rule applied) — protein: MVSTAPKKRFPPPWRVERDGEDCFRVVDANGVGLASVYCRDDLQKWSFSHSHLSSDEARRIANAIARLPEFLLPRHGFYTRGDGHAGWKAERPYHVALEDSYLRAHWDEIDALCKHNGIPFHATGEQIQDGGLWRVYEFRWQMDAIQFWDRFEGRWLLGSEFHYPERPKDLPPMKPLKGWPKFDPKKARG
- a CDS encoding hypothetical protein (product_source=Hypo-rule applied; superfamily=55961) produces the protein MITDFNAKTVYVEYLLDATGQKTTLVVETRLQLDQAEPDYEPDKVQALCDNLNRHREQNSYIDLIRLIRRI
- a CDS encoding hypothetical protein (product_source=Hypo-rule applied), which gives rise to MFDVAGDLKGRFGSAALFYMSAWEYEPDGMIDDHTVRDLTDEEVRCISLFKRLAETIPAIPASILKTTEELYAAVGADKYEEFAFAAIRAVGYRTFPTNATEFLTTLNLSLQFLART